The Dysidea avara chromosome 11, odDysAvar1.4, whole genome shotgun sequence genome includes the window CTATCGCACAATTCACTATCCTTCGcttaaacaaataaataaaccgCGATAAAACCAAAACAATACCGAGTACACCAACACTAAACCCGTACACCTACACAACAATATGGCCGTCGGGTTTCGTCGCTATGGAGATGGAATATCTCTATATAACATATAGTGCCATCTATGGTAGTGCTGACTCACTGTTGAGGACATTGATGATGGCGAAGCGAGAATACAGTACAGGAGTAAACGAAGAGGAAACGTTTTTAATCGACGCTCCTTATGCTCCTAAATGGTATTGTGTACTTAAAAGTGATTCTTCTCAGCCGATCAATCTGAGCGTGAACTTTCCTCAAAGTGCTTACCAAAATTCTTCTAGAGACACTTCTTCTTGTCACAATTATCCAGAGACTGAAGGCCAATGTACCGAGGCTCCCATAGAAGCATTCGATGACAATGGGTATTATGAGAGCACGCAGGAAGAAGCTTGTCAAGGAAGTACGTCAAAGACAGTGTTTATTTTACATTTTGTAAATGGTGATACAAACCCAATTTTGCAACTGGCTATGTGCTTGAGGAAATTTCATGTAGATGTCACCATTGATCTTTTTGAGCATGATAATCCTCCTAGTAGTTGGCCAATGTGGTATGAAGAAAACATCAGAGCATCTGAGGTAGTACTGTGCATAATCACAGAACATTTTTACGACAAGCTAACTGGGGGTAACCACGTGATAGGTCAGTCTGTGTACAACTTGATGAATGATTCCAATACAGCCGTCAGAGCTGTCTTCTTAGATACTCCTAAGCAGATGGATCATGTTCCCCCTTCAATGCGAGGTTCTACGTGCTACTGCATCTCTTCTCAGCATCTAAATTTCGAGGATGAGGAGTTTGCTAGTCTCTATGCATTTCTGACTGGGCAGAACAGAACTATGAAACCTGAACTTGGAGAGATGGTTGTGTTGCCTTGTCATCAGAAAAGGCAGGAGTGTCATCCATCTACTCAAGAGCAACTCAAAGTATTTTATGATGCTAACTTGTTAACAAACAATTCTTCCCAAGATTCTACACACATGTTTGGTTCAGAAGGTGGCAAAGAAGCAGATGCAGATATTGATGTGGATAATTACAGACTTTTCAGAGTAAGTAGCTCAGATTCATCTGATGATGAACTTGTTGCTGTAAACAGTGTTGGCTACCATATTAATGGTCCAGAGTATGGCTTGTGGAGAGGGTCAACTACTCCAGGATTCATAGATAGAGGGACGCATGCACCAGTCACCAGTGAGTCACTCCATGTCAGCAGGTTGAAGGAAGTGCAACAGTCGAACATTATGCAGTTCAAACAAACATTGTTTGCTGAGAAACTTTCAGGCACAAGAATTCTTCAAGGCTATCCAGACAACTATCAATGTGATCCATATGACGATAGAAGGATTAGTAAGTCTCAGCATTCATCATTAGGTGCTATTTATTCCTATAGACAAGCAACAGAGTTAGCACCTCCTCCTTATAGAGATCCTCCACCATATGTACTCCCAATAAAGCCTTCCCTTGAAAGTAGTGATTCTGACTTGTCTGAGTGTCTACCGTGTCCTTCTGGGTTTACTTGCGTGCCTC containing:
- the LOC136238767 gene encoding uncharacterized protein — encoded protein: MEMEYLYITYSAIYGSADSLLRTLMMAKREYSTGVNEEETFLIDAPYAPKWYCVLKSDSSQPINLSVNFPQSAYQNSSRDTSSCHNYPETEGQCTEAPIEAFDDNGYYESTQEEACQGSTSKTVFILHFVNGDTNPILQLAMCLRKFHVDVTIDLFEHDNPPSSWPMWYEENIRASEVVLCIITEHFYDKLTGGNHVIGQSVYNLMNDSNTAVRAVFLDTPKQMDHVPPSMRGSTCYCISSQHLNFEDEEFASLYAFLTGQNRTMKPELGEMVVLPCHQKRQECHPSTQEQLKVFYDANLLTNNSSQDSTHMFGSEGGKEADADIDVDNYRLFRVSSSDSSDDELVAVNSVGYHINGPEYGLWRGSTTPGFIDRGTHAPVTSESLHVSRLKEVQQSNIMQFKQTLFAEKLSGTRILQGYPDNYQCDPYDDRRISKSQHSSLGAIYSYRQATELAPPPYRDPPPYVLPIKPSLESSDSDLSECLPCPSGFTCVPQSFYCKDSVHSISSTSLSHLGTQYSGSVQRLHYHDHLSNSQFDVYDGRSNMSHYSSFRASYSLMCSSRLSEFTMFHCRHSSDLSLTSDIAEPADSWSSDSDCSEYLPPFCTDSTYGRQCFQQLSLPRTSVTSLPHHSASHTPSHYPDHLDDDQYSSRRPSETKCPTCGTIFPLNCDNQELNVTLPSSRPEVPFVPPVRPLEPLESNPDNVDSNCFQHLPPSSPGVNSMSSQPTTRTTVMPRRRKHRFKCVIM